Proteins encoded by one window of Engraulis encrasicolus isolate BLACKSEA-1 chromosome 21, IST_EnEncr_1.0, whole genome shotgun sequence:
- the LOC134437831 gene encoding NXPE family member 3-like: protein MGGTLSRYSPFFFFLMIAAVFLILHNIHFLERFNSEPVSCLRPPQPRINNSSVINTSANLTSRTYLHTLPPELQSQKSCPHVGQQPTPEEAQEQRTLLDSIAWPGPPRLEVPVNQSSDPAHSYFVIQPPVNASGQATTWRVGGKLEVLVHMHDFLSRPKSYGGDFLLARIRSVQLGAGASGRVVDRQNGTYEVELPLLWAGAAQVEITLVHSSEGVGVLRRLRKEQSDRVYFKSLFRSGGLSETTQCDMCLPTGPGKAPLCDYTDPQTGEPWYCYKPKRLGCNRRVNHFKSGYKKNLLYPNESLLFTSSTIQIPVKAQGMDHITILPAENGQSLVGQDQSKFVPSGYYHQGSWRTLSGVPIKHFNNPAAVKQCLKGKLFYLFGDSTVRQWFEYLTAFVPEFSLRSQKNVGPFLAVDSANNILLTFHSHGPPIRFNTLQSSEIEYVANRIDALRGGRDTIVALSLWSHFSTFPVEVYIRRLRHVRRAVARLLDRAPGTLVVVRTANPQITDPNYSLYNSDWYSLQLDTVLRAMFRDVRGVVLLDAWDMTLAHPTQPRLLHPAKEIISNMVDIILSHACPVKQKG, encoded by the exons ATGGGGGGAACCCTGTCCAGATACTcgcctttcttcttcttcctcatgaTTGCAGCGGTCTTCCTCATCCTACACAACATTCACTTCCTGGAG AGGTTCAATTCTGAGCCAGTGTCCTGTCTACGTCCACCTCAACCTCGTATCAACAACAGCTCTGTCATCAATACCTCTGCAAACCTCACCTCAAGAACTTACCTCCACACCTTACCTCCAGAGCTCCAAAGTCAGAAGTCTTGCCCTCACGTGGGCCAGCAGCCCACCCCGGAAGAGGCCCAAGAGCAGCGCACTCTCCTGGACTCTATCGCCTGGCCTGGGCCCCCGAGACTGGAGGTGCCGGTCAACCAGAGCAGTGACCCGGCCCATAGCTACTTTGTGATCCAGCCTCCCGTCAATGCCTCTGGCCAGGCCACGACGTGGCGGGTTGGGGGCAAGCTGGAGGTTCTGGTCCACATGCATGACTTCCTGAGCCGGCCCAAGAGCTATGGAGGGGACTTCCTACTGGCCCGGATCCGATCTGTACAGCTTGGCGCCGGTGCGTCGGGCCGGGTGGTTGACCGGCAGAACGGGACTTATGAGGTGGAGCTGCCGCTGCTGTGGGCAGGGGCAGCACAGGTGGAGATAACCCTGGTGCACTCCAGCGAGGGGGTGGGCGTGCTCAGGCGCCTCAGAAAGGAGCAGTCGGACCGGGTCTACTTCAAGAGTCTCTTCCGATCTGGTGGGTTGTCCGAGACCACCCAGTGTGACATGTGTCTTCCCACTGGGCCAGGGAAGGCGCCACTGTGCGACTACACGGACCCGCAGACTGGTGAGCCCTGGTACTGCTACAAGCCCAAACGGTTGGGCTGCAACAGGCGTGTCAACCATTTTAAAAGTGGCTACAAGAAAAACCTGCTCTACCCCAATGAGTCTTTGCTCTTCACAAG TTCGACCATCCAAATTCCTGTTAAGGCACAGGGGATGGATCACATAACCATTCTACCTGCAGAAAATG GCCAGTCTTTGGTTGGCCAGGACCAATCAAAGTTTGTGCCGTCTGGGTATTACCACCAAGGCTCCTGGAGGACTCTATCTGGCGTCCCCATCAAACACTTTAACAACCCTGCTGCAGTCAAACAATGCCTGAAAGGAAAACTGTTTTACCTGTTTGGAGACTCCACAGTCCGACAGTGGTTTGAGTACCTCACAGCCTTTGTCCCAG AGTTCAGCCTGCGCAGCCAAAAGAACGTGGGTCCTTTCCTGGCGGTAGACAGTGCCAACAACATCCTGTTGACGTTCCACTCCCACGGCCCTCCCATCCGCTTTAACACCTTGCAGTCCAGCGAGATAGAATATGTGGCCAATCGCATAGACGCGCTGCGTGGGGGCCGGGACACCATTGTGGCTCTGAGCCTCTGGTCTCACTTCAGTACCTTTCCCGTGGAGGTGTATATCCGGCGGCTGCGCCACGTCCGGCGTGCTGTGGCCAGACTGCTGGACCGGGCACCGGGCACACTGGTGGTGGTGCGCACAGCAAACCCCCAGATCACAGATCCGAACTACAGCCTGTACAACAGCGACTGGTATTCCCTGCAGCTGGACACGGTGCTGAGGGCCATGTTCCGTGACGTGCGGGGAGTGGTGCTACTGGATGCCTGGGACATGACACTGGCGCACCCCACCCAACCTCGCCTCCTGCACCCGGCCAAGGAGATCATCAGCAATATGGTGGACATCATCCTGTCTCACGCTTGCCCAGTCAAACAAAAGGGGTGA